Proteins co-encoded in one Candidatus Kapaibacterium sp. genomic window:
- a CDS encoding C25 family cysteine peptidase, with product MRVKQVLMACVSSVALLSAAVQRQLSPAGIELELHLPRAEIRQLSTGRYGAFLAERGAFFIPDSAAPACECLQFWLAIPRLGQLPDVEVTVVHQRHWENVALATVGEALLGSAAAEARSAEAGVALRYAGIWRGIPVAVLRVCPWRYDADRRRLSLWAALRLRIRYPEPMKVLASIGSWAPGEWEWARQLLNPEHALGFRSTEGLHGGTEPFRFERPIVKLTTLSDGIAVVPLRRVLEVMPEWRGTSTSRLELLWRGMATPCLLLDRDGSLDDSDTLLFFGRRPAGDTTWLDAYTAEEPFFLVLRDSGSGLRFLPLQADGSPLAEADILPTRFWRESDRVYVSGANVGFFRNWTETAPGEGWYWSTMRAGGKWRDSLQLVATDSISVRLIGYALNSLSTCAPEHRLMVFLNGDTVGAVQRSGWGGMDGQWKLPPSRWSAGWNVVAVSSLPADTVAVCSVAEQGIDAWELILRPGPVAYGGQWHGRVTTSDSAARLVLHGFRTRRAMAIDTLRWRAALLEGTPERVVRVAARSGRQPLTELFIGDSLVVRREERGTLLLWWQPPQYEQQLRWIQGDAASLQRLLVQLPSGTFVVGAVTESLPTAVTELLRTWGLQQGEQTRGGQAWVWVLRRGDTLPLYERAAAEGEWANLFWSFPQGSGQYRVEISLSRRDTAVLWVADERRWQPIGVERLQPPSLLAAEPQADAIIIAPPQLLAAARQWAQMRQQTHGIRSRIVTTVEISSAFGFGRLTPHAIKAFLRYAYERWRSPAPQFVLLFGSASWDARNLLGHRKPNLVPAYGVPPSDYWYTLLQGDDYLPELFIGRIPAADSAEAAVVLGKLAAWEDAAAELWRKRALLIFGYGFNNTMETYYQWLTDWLGMEPTVVQKETPEPSSSRYGPQIRQVLQEGVGLTIYFGHGAEANMEVQGWEPQRLTNVEHYSILMTLSCSMGNFAVPYVRAYNEQYVTVPGGMVAAMGMAGIGWDIVEKTVQHHFFRALVEEGIRLLGVAYTAARLPLAGFVAQDVYRATVLQHTLLGDPLLRFPVDTVPEFFIASGPFIHRGDGRPLGEALRGDSLWVRVAVGNLGIVPSRQWRLRLVHRSPQGWDSVWIGVSPVRRQTTVDIPLPSEWQSAGRHQLWVQLNPDSLVPERTWQNNEAVLEYVLREPLLVPLEPLPFWHVTAGRVRFRVLNPSGRAADSRYEAELWSGGERIEAATEEQLLLRDECVDWQPAAVLQPGRRYLFRIRAVRRGDTLWTQWLEVPFWTDTLPTFRAVQWRQSDSADWSAGVLQNMEVVSANGQSVVQLRRWRRQVEAISDPVRTRAVLRLDGRTVMELEQEAGIGVVVFSLGDTVAQVRFYRTGRTGQEEDAQHFLSLLRDSLRPGQMVAWALSGDGLWRWTPARLDSLRQVLRSRYGSRLADSLQRTGIAFVFVGDRGGRSPFEAFRRGDSVMLSAVVERRASEGYVLTPWIGPARRWEQVQSYLSPASAWFLTIYGRREAEEREPDILYTGPADTAIDLRSEPYSYIQLKLEARAVDSVTPTLRELSVAFEPQGEVGVTQASLVPGTALLGDTLPVRLRVWNRALRAEAASLRFRFTVWPNTGQGEYTVTHSAILPPDTALEFTVRLPTVGWYAEGNLRATVAAAGELYSFNNTAEASYRLGLDTIPPQLTLWWQDGEVFIPLDSATAVSRQPTLWLVIHDNDRTKPLTRAQLPRLWIEGRQVDSLTAQEYRFFTTAEVDSLPVRLRGPTVRAALHFVPWRLPVGRVFVWGIAEDAAGLRDTLAIELRVVDRPALRFVRQYPQPTGRDVTVQFLYEGPQGQGVVVAEVFSAVGELVYAAELPVVVGQNEWKWAGNTVQAARVAPGVYLWRLWPQHMGPSVGISGVCVVVP from the coding sequence ATGCGAGTTAAGCAAGTCCTTATGGCCTGCGTCAGTAGTGTTGCGCTGCTATCGGCGGCAGTGCAACGGCAACTTTCTCCCGCGGGAATAGAGCTAGAGCTCCATCTCCCTCGCGCAGAGATTCGTCAGTTGTCGACTGGACGCTACGGGGCATTCCTGGCGGAGAGGGGAGCATTCTTCATACCGGATTCTGCAGCACCAGCATGCGAGTGCTTGCAGTTCTGGCTTGCCATTCCTCGTCTGGGACAGCTCCCCGATGTCGAAGTCACAGTGGTCCACCAGCGGCACTGGGAGAATGTAGCGCTTGCCACAGTAGGTGAAGCATTGCTGGGGTCGGCAGCAGCAGAAGCACGGTCAGCTGAGGCTGGAGTGGCGCTACGATACGCAGGAATTTGGCGTGGCATCCCAGTAGCGGTGCTTCGGGTGTGTCCTTGGAGGTACGACGCAGACCGACGTCGGCTAAGCCTGTGGGCGGCGCTGCGGCTTCGGATACGGTATCCAGAGCCGATGAAGGTACTAGCTTCGATTGGCTCCTGGGCACCGGGAGAGTGGGAATGGGCACGTCAACTCCTCAACCCAGAGCATGCTCTCGGCTTTCGTAGTACTGAAGGTCTCCATGGAGGAACGGAGCCTTTTAGGTTTGAGCGCCCGATCGTCAAGTTGACCACGCTCTCCGACGGCATTGCGGTAGTACCGCTCCGCCGGGTTTTGGAGGTGATGCCGGAGTGGAGAGGGACTTCCACATCCCGTCTAGAGCTACTCTGGCGCGGGATGGCCACCCCTTGTCTTTTGCTTGATCGAGACGGGAGCCTGGATGACTCAGACACCCTCTTGTTCTTTGGGCGCCGTCCAGCTGGCGATACGACGTGGCTGGATGCCTACACTGCCGAAGAGCCGTTCTTCCTGGTACTGCGCGACAGCGGCAGTGGCCTGCGCTTCCTCCCATTACAGGCGGATGGGTCCCCATTGGCTGAGGCTGATATTCTCCCGACTAGGTTCTGGCGGGAATCCGATAGGGTCTACGTTTCGGGAGCGAACGTGGGCTTCTTCCGCAACTGGACTGAGACAGCTCCCGGTGAGGGGTGGTACTGGAGTACAATGCGAGCTGGGGGTAAGTGGAGAGATTCGCTTCAACTGGTAGCAACGGACTCGATATCGGTCCGACTCATCGGATATGCTCTCAACAGCCTGAGTACCTGTGCTCCGGAGCATCGGCTGATGGTCTTCCTCAACGGGGACACGGTCGGTGCGGTCCAGAGGAGTGGATGGGGTGGTATGGATGGGCAATGGAAGCTCCCTCCCAGCCGGTGGTCAGCGGGTTGGAATGTGGTGGCAGTGAGCTCCTTGCCTGCGGACACGGTAGCTGTCTGCTCCGTGGCGGAGCAAGGGATTGATGCATGGGAGCTCATTCTACGTCCCGGACCTGTAGCATACGGTGGCCAGTGGCATGGCAGGGTTACCACATCGGACTCCGCTGCGCGCTTGGTTCTCCATGGCTTCCGGACGCGGCGAGCGATGGCCATTGATACACTGCGCTGGCGGGCGGCCCTTTTGGAGGGAACTCCCGAGAGGGTCGTTCGTGTTGCTGCGCGGTCGGGCAGACAGCCGCTGACAGAGCTCTTCATAGGGGACAGCTTGGTAGTTCGCAGGGAAGAACGGGGGACGCTCCTCCTTTGGTGGCAGCCGCCGCAGTACGAGCAGCAGTTGCGGTGGATTCAAGGGGATGCTGCCAGTCTACAGCGGCTCCTTGTGCAGTTACCTTCAGGGACGTTCGTCGTCGGGGCTGTTACGGAGTCGCTACCGACGGCGGTGACGGAACTACTTAGGACGTGGGGCCTACAGCAGGGCGAGCAGACACGGGGAGGCCAAGCATGGGTCTGGGTACTCCGCCGCGGCGATACGTTACCTCTGTATGAGCGTGCGGCTGCCGAAGGGGAGTGGGCGAATCTGTTCTGGAGCTTTCCGCAGGGTAGCGGGCAGTACCGGGTTGAGATAAGCTTGTCAAGGCGCGACACGGCTGTCTTGTGGGTGGCCGATGAGCGACGTTGGCAGCCGATAGGCGTAGAGCGTCTGCAACCGCCTTCTCTCCTTGCAGCAGAACCGCAAGCGGACGCTATCATCATCGCTCCGCCCCAGCTCCTGGCAGCAGCCCGACAGTGGGCCCAGATGCGGCAGCAGACGCATGGGATACGGAGTCGTATCGTGACGACAGTCGAGATCAGCTCTGCATTTGGCTTCGGTCGGTTGACGCCACATGCAATCAAGGCCTTCCTACGGTACGCCTACGAGCGGTGGCGGTCGCCAGCTCCGCAGTTCGTGTTGCTGTTCGGCTCTGCGAGTTGGGATGCCCGGAATCTACTGGGGCACCGGAAGCCGAACTTGGTGCCGGCCTATGGAGTGCCTCCGAGCGACTACTGGTATACCCTCCTGCAGGGCGATGACTACCTGCCCGAGCTCTTCATTGGGCGGATTCCCGCGGCCGACAGTGCTGAGGCAGCGGTAGTTCTTGGGAAGCTGGCAGCGTGGGAGGATGCTGCCGCAGAGCTCTGGCGTAAGCGTGCGCTCCTCATCTTCGGCTATGGCTTCAACAACACGATGGAGACCTACTACCAGTGGCTCACGGATTGGCTTGGCATGGAACCGACTGTAGTCCAGAAGGAGACTCCTGAACCCAGCAGCAGCCGTTACGGACCGCAAATCCGGCAGGTACTCCAGGAGGGAGTGGGGCTGACGATCTACTTCGGCCACGGGGCGGAGGCCAACATGGAGGTCCAGGGCTGGGAACCACAGCGGCTGACAAATGTGGAGCACTACAGCATCCTGATGACGCTCTCGTGCTCGATGGGCAACTTCGCGGTGCCCTACGTGCGTGCTTACAACGAACAGTATGTCACCGTCCCCGGCGGGATGGTGGCAGCGATGGGGATGGCTGGGATTGGATGGGACATTGTGGAGAAGACGGTTCAGCACCACTTCTTCCGCGCACTTGTGGAAGAGGGAATTCGGCTCTTAGGCGTGGCGTACACTGCAGCGCGGCTACCGCTAGCAGGGTTTGTGGCTCAAGATGTTTACCGAGCAACGGTCCTGCAACATACGCTCTTAGGGGATCCGCTGCTCCGCTTCCCTGTTGACACAGTCCCTGAGTTCTTCATCGCCTCCGGTCCGTTCATCCACCGTGGAGATGGCCGTCCGCTGGGGGAGGCGCTTCGTGGAGATTCGTTGTGGGTTCGGGTAGCTGTTGGGAACTTAGGGATTGTGCCGTCGCGCCAGTGGCGGCTACGTCTGGTACATCGGAGCCCCCAGGGATGGGATTCAGTGTGGATTGGGGTTAGCCCAGTCCGACGACAGACTACAGTAGACATTCCGCTCCCTTCGGAGTGGCAGAGTGCTGGGAGGCATCAGTTGTGGGTACAGCTCAACCCGGATAGTCTCGTGCCAGAGCGTACGTGGCAGAACAATGAAGCGGTGCTGGAGTACGTACTCCGCGAGCCGCTTCTGGTACCATTGGAGCCGTTACCGTTCTGGCATGTGACAGCGGGACGGGTTCGATTTCGCGTGCTGAATCCCTCGGGGAGGGCTGCTGACTCCCGTTACGAGGCGGAACTATGGAGTGGTGGAGAGCGGATAGAGGCAGCAACGGAGGAGCAGTTACTGCTACGTGATGAGTGCGTAGACTGGCAGCCGGCAGCCGTGCTCCAGCCAGGACGTCGTTATCTCTTCCGGATCCGAGCCGTGCGACGGGGAGACACCCTGTGGACGCAGTGGCTGGAAGTGCCTTTCTGGACCGATACGCTGCCGACCTTTCGTGCTGTCCAGTGGCGCCAGTCGGATAGTGCGGATTGGAGTGCTGGAGTCCTGCAGAACATGGAGGTGGTAAGCGCTAATGGGCAGTCCGTCGTTCAGCTCCGGCGCTGGAGGCGGCAAGTGGAGGCTATCTCGGATCCCGTTCGGACTCGCGCTGTGCTGCGCCTTGACGGTAGGACAGTCATGGAGCTGGAGCAGGAGGCGGGAATTGGAGTAGTGGTGTTCTCGCTCGGGGATACGGTTGCTCAGGTCCGCTTCTATAGGACGGGCCGGACAGGGCAGGAAGAGGATGCCCAGCACTTCCTGAGCCTGCTACGAGACTCCCTCCGCCCCGGACAGATGGTGGCATGGGCTCTTTCGGGTGATGGTCTATGGCGCTGGACGCCAGCACGGTTGGACAGCCTACGCCAGGTGCTGCGTTCTCGCTACGGTTCTCGATTAGCGGATTCCTTGCAGCGGACCGGAATTGCGTTCGTGTTCGTTGGAGATCGTGGCGGTCGGTCTCCCTTTGAGGCATTTCGGCGGGGAGATAGCGTCATGCTGAGTGCGGTCGTGGAGCGCAGAGCCTCCGAGGGATACGTGCTGACACCTTGGATTGGACCGGCACGGCGGTGGGAGCAGGTCCAGTCCTATCTCTCGCCCGCTTCTGCATGGTTCTTGACCATCTACGGCCGCCGTGAGGCAGAGGAGCGAGAGCCAGATATCCTCTACACTGGCCCTGCTGATACCGCCATAGACCTCCGGTCGGAACCGTACTCCTACATTCAGCTCAAGCTGGAGGCACGGGCTGTGGATTCTGTGACCCCGACACTGCGGGAGCTAAGTGTGGCGTTTGAGCCGCAGGGGGAGGTTGGTGTGACGCAGGCTTCTTTGGTACCTGGGACGGCACTGCTTGGGGATACGCTGCCTGTGAGGCTCCGTGTTTGGAATCGGGCTCTCCGTGCTGAGGCTGCGTCCCTTCGCTTCCGCTTCACGGTCTGGCCTAACACCGGACAAGGGGAGTACACTGTGACGCATTCAGCTATACTCCCGCCGGACACGGCCTTGGAGTTTACCGTCCGCCTGCCCACGGTAGGGTGGTATGCTGAGGGGAACCTGAGGGCAACAGTGGCAGCAGCAGGCGAACTCTACTCCTTCAACAACACGGCTGAGGCCAGCTATCGGCTTGGGCTGGATACCATACCGCCTCAGCTTACGTTGTGGTGGCAGGATGGCGAAGTCTTCATTCCACTGGATTCCGCCACCGCCGTATCTCGGCAGCCAACGCTGTGGCTTGTTATTCACGACAACGATCGAACGAAGCCGCTAACGCGAGCACAACTCCCACGCCTGTGGATTGAAGGACGACAAGTAGACAGCCTCACGGCACAGGAGTACAGGTTCTTCACGACAGCGGAGGTAGACTCACTCCCGGTCCGGTTGCGGGGTCCAACGGTTCGGGCAGCGCTACACTTTGTCCCATGGCGGCTGCCGGTAGGGCGCGTCTTTGTATGGGGAATCGCTGAGGATGCTGCTGGATTGCGTGATACCCTCGCTATAGAGCTGCGGGTAGTGGACCGTCCAGCGCTCCGCTTTGTGCGGCAGTATCCGCAGCCCACGGGTAGGGATGTCACGGTGCAGTTCCTCTACGAAGGTCCGCAGGGGCAGGGGGTAGTTGTGGCAGAGGTCTTCTCCGCCGTTGGGGAACTTGTGTACGCTGCAGAGCTCCCGGTGGTCGTGGGACAGAACGAGTGGAAATGGGCTGGGAATACAGTACAGGCGGCTCGGGTGGCTCCTGGGGTCTACCTTTGGAGGCTCTGGCCACAGCACATGGGGCCGAGCGTAGGGATTAGTGGGGTCTGCGTCGTCGTGCCCTAA